The following are encoded in a window of Bradyrhizobium guangdongense genomic DNA:
- a CDS encoding EAL domain-containing protein — protein MAFQPIVDLSAGEVWGYEALVRGENGEPAHTVLAQVTDETRYSFDQAARVTAIEAAGPLFAGRDMRLSINFMPNAVYEPKACIQKSLAAAKRVEFPHRNLMFEFTENERMVDPAHVARIVEAYRKFGFWTALDDFGAGYAGLGLLARLQPDLIKIDMELIRDIHVSHAKQTVVAGIVNIARELDVRVLAEGIEDEAELGVLKAAGINLFQGYYFAKPGFMTLPKVTFIADRPIEAALAAR, from the coding sequence ATGGCTTTCCAACCGATCGTCGATCTCTCGGCGGGAGAGGTTTGGGGATACGAAGCGCTCGTGAGGGGGGAAAACGGGGAACCTGCCCATACCGTCCTTGCGCAGGTCACCGACGAGACTCGGTACAGCTTCGACCAAGCGGCCCGAGTCACGGCAATCGAGGCCGCAGGCCCACTCTTCGCGGGCAGAGACATGCGGCTGTCGATCAACTTCATGCCGAACGCAGTATACGAACCCAAAGCGTGCATCCAAAAGTCGCTTGCCGCCGCCAAGCGCGTGGAATTTCCACATCGTAATCTCATGTTCGAGTTCACCGAGAACGAGCGGATGGTGGACCCTGCTCACGTCGCGAGGATCGTGGAAGCATACCGCAAGTTCGGCTTCTGGACGGCGCTCGATGATTTCGGAGCAGGATACGCTGGGCTCGGTCTCTTGGCTCGATTGCAGCCCGATCTTATCAAGATCGACATGGAACTGATCCGCGACATACATGTCAGCCACGCCAAGCAAACAGTTGTAGCTGGCATCGTTAATATCGCGCGGGAGCTTGACGTCCGCGTGCTCGCCGAAGGCATCGAGGACGAAGCCGAACTCGGCGTATTGAAAGCAGCTGGCATCAATCTGTTTCAGGGCTATTACTTCGCAAAGCCGGGATTCATGACGCTGCCCAAAGTTACTTTCATTGCGGACAGGCCCATTGAAGCCGCTTTGGCAGCAAGATGA
- a CDS encoding DoxX family protein — protein MRVVLAAFYTTAGIAHLLAPAQLLAITPSWVPFRPQVILITGVFELTASTVLLVGSQQKYAGILMALYALCVWPANFKHAIEGIDLPYISSSWWYHVPRLAFQPIIIWWALFCSNAINWPFGSSRD, from the coding sequence ATGCGCGTGGTTCTGGCGGCCTTCTACACCACAGCGGGGATCGCGCACCTGCTGGCGCCGGCACAGCTACTTGCGATAACGCCATCTTGGGTGCCATTTCGGCCCCAGGTCATCCTTATTACGGGTGTCTTCGAACTGACGGCCTCAACAGTGCTGCTCGTCGGATCTCAGCAAAAGTATGCCGGAATTCTGATGGCACTATATGCCCTCTGTGTCTGGCCGGCTAACTTTAAACATGCGATCGAAGGAATCGATCTGCCCTACATCTCGTCCAGTTGGTGGTACCACGTGCCGCGGCTAGCGTTTCAGCCCATCATCATCTGGTGGGCGTTATTTTGTTCGAACGCGATCAATTGGCCGTTCGGATCGTCAAGGGACTGA
- a CDS encoding PAS domain S-box protein has translation MSSGVERPISAIKAKPYRSETNEPGPAVLSAILAGSPDPIWCWRIDGIITQWNPAAERLLGFEASEIVGHSLLDLVTQADRSVAENIIDRVSAGESVGPFETVRVGKKGRALSLEITAVPLRDQNGLIVGGASFCRDTSERKSAAEFLSRTVRELGTLFHLTERLQAARTAQEVYEAALEAITEALACERASILLFDPASVMRFVAWRGISEQYRKTVEGHSPWTPETTDAVPIFVADIRDSNEPDALKKVIEGEGIRGLAFIPLLRDGHVIGKFMTYYRSPHQFSEGETRLASTIARQLSLSLDRIMTEEQLRESELRFRLMSEHAPVMIWISDSAGKCLHLNRLLRDFWGVEEAGIADFDWSSTIHPDDAAAVRVQVGTAIAQRVPIELKGRYRSASGTYRVLETVAHPRIGASGEFLGMIGVNVDVTEREEAEAERRRTQEELQVTNVALRENEERLRLATANADVGFWDVDEVNQVLHWPPLVKAMFGIAPDTPVSMLDFYSGLHPEDRDAVSAAYAAAADPDMRALYDVEYRTIGKEDGRIRWVAAKGRGVFDAEGRCLRVTGTAIDITARKADEAKLKELNETLERRISEVLAERKVLADIVEGTDAFVQVVDLEFRWLAINKAAANEFEKIFGVRPQAGACMLDLLTHLPAEREALRAVWARALSGEEFTEIAALGERERRHYEMKYNTLRNSKGEQIGAYQFVYDVSERIREHERLARAKEQLRQGQKMEAMGQLTGGVAHDFNNLLTPIVGALDALQRRGVGGEREQRLIAGAMQSADRAKTLVQRLLAFARRQPLQARATQVGDLIHGMGELIASTSGPQVKVSVEIEQDLPAAKVDENQLEMALLNLAVNARDAMPDGGTLRITADAQHIDAKHGTDLKPGRYVRISVADSGIGMDESVKARAIEPFFSTKGIGKGTGLGLSMAHGLASQLGGALTIQSRPGLGTNIEIWLPSTDEPVAPENQQTASVPPVGALGTALLVDDEPLVRAAAADMLMDLGYAVLEAGSAEEAIRLIGGGVKPQLLITDHLMTGMNGTDLARLVRSELPGTLVLVVSGYAESEGVAPDLPRLVKPFGINDLAAKLASLSSGR, from the coding sequence ATGTCGAGTGGAGTTGAGCGACCGATCTCTGCCATAAAAGCAAAACCCTATCGCTCCGAGACGAACGAGCCCGGACCGGCGGTGCTATCGGCAATCCTGGCCGGCTCACCCGACCCGATCTGGTGTTGGCGCATCGACGGCATCATCACCCAATGGAATCCCGCGGCAGAACGCCTGTTGGGGTTCGAGGCATCGGAAATCGTCGGGCATTCCCTGCTGGATCTGGTCACACAAGCGGACCGCTCAGTCGCCGAGAACATTATTGATCGCGTGAGCGCCGGCGAATCCGTTGGCCCTTTCGAAACCGTCAGAGTGGGCAAGAAGGGCAGAGCCCTCTCCCTGGAGATTACAGCCGTCCCGCTGCGCGACCAGAACGGATTGATCGTGGGCGGAGCATCGTTTTGCCGGGACACCAGCGAGCGCAAGAGTGCTGCTGAATTTCTTTCGCGGACCGTTCGCGAGCTCGGAACTCTCTTTCACCTGACAGAGCGCCTGCAGGCTGCCAGAACCGCGCAAGAGGTCTATGAGGCGGCGCTCGAAGCGATCACGGAAGCGCTCGCGTGCGAGCGCGCATCGATCCTGCTGTTCGACCCGGCTTCCGTGATGCGCTTCGTCGCTTGGAGGGGCATCAGCGAGCAATACCGCAAAACAGTAGAGGGCCACTCGCCGTGGACACCCGAAACGACCGACGCGGTCCCGATCTTCGTTGCCGACATCAGGGATTCTAACGAACCTGATGCCCTGAAGAAGGTAATCGAGGGCGAAGGGATTCGGGGCCTCGCCTTCATTCCGCTGCTCCGCGATGGACACGTCATCGGCAAGTTCATGACCTACTATAGGTCTCCGCATCAATTCAGCGAGGGAGAAACCCGTCTAGCCAGCACCATTGCACGCCAGTTGAGCCTGTCGCTGGACAGAATAATGACGGAAGAGCAATTGAGGGAATCCGAACTGCGATTCCGTCTTATGTCGGAGCATGCTCCTGTCATGATCTGGATAAGCGACTCCGCAGGCAAATGCCTTCACCTCAACCGGCTACTCCGCGACTTCTGGGGGGTAGAGGAGGCAGGCATTGCCGACTTCGACTGGTCGTCAACCATACACCCCGACGACGCCGCAGCCGTCCGCGTACAGGTCGGGACCGCAATTGCGCAACGGGTTCCTATCGAGCTGAAAGGGCGATACCGCAGCGCATCAGGAACATACCGGGTGTTAGAAACCGTCGCGCATCCTCGCATCGGCGCTTCCGGTGAATTTCTTGGGATGATTGGCGTCAACGTCGATGTCACCGAGAGAGAGGAAGCTGAGGCAGAACGTCGCCGCACCCAAGAGGAGTTGCAGGTAACGAATGTTGCGCTGCGAGAGAACGAAGAGCGGTTGCGGCTCGCGACGGCCAACGCGGACGTCGGCTTCTGGGATGTGGATGAAGTCAATCAAGTCCTGCACTGGCCGCCCTTGGTTAAGGCAATGTTCGGTATCGCGCCGGACACGCCCGTGTCGATGCTGGACTTCTACTCGGGCCTTCACCCCGAAGACCGGGACGCCGTTAGCGCGGCTTACGCGGCTGCAGCGGATCCCGATATGCGCGCTCTCTATGACGTCGAGTATCGAACCATTGGCAAGGAAGACGGTCGCATCCGCTGGGTCGCGGCAAAGGGACGGGGCGTGTTCGATGCTGAGGGGCGCTGTTTGCGGGTGACCGGTACCGCCATCGACATTACTGCCCGCAAGGCCGATGAGGCAAAGCTCAAAGAGCTTAACGAGACTTTGGAGCGCCGCATCTCGGAGGTTCTGGCTGAAAGAAAGGTTTTGGCCGACATCGTCGAAGGGACGGATGCATTTGTCCAAGTCGTGGACCTCGAATTCCGCTGGCTCGCCATCAACAAAGCCGCGGCTAACGAATTCGAGAAGATATTCGGGGTTCGTCCGCAGGCCGGGGCATGCATGCTCGATCTGTTGACACATCTGCCTGCCGAGCGCGAAGCCTTACGCGCGGTGTGGGCCCGCGCGCTATCCGGAGAGGAATTTACGGAGATCGCAGCCCTCGGTGAGCGCGAACGTCGTCACTACGAAATGAAGTACAATACCCTCCGAAATAGCAAAGGAGAGCAGATCGGCGCCTATCAATTCGTCTACGATGTATCGGAACGTATCCGCGAGCATGAGCGGCTGGCAAGGGCGAAGGAGCAGCTACGTCAGGGCCAGAAAATGGAGGCGATGGGCCAGTTGACCGGCGGCGTCGCCCACGACTTCAACAACCTGCTGACGCCAATCGTCGGCGCCCTCGATGCCTTGCAACGCAGAGGCGTAGGCGGGGAACGCGAGCAGCGATTGATCGCCGGGGCGATGCAGTCCGCAGATAGGGCCAAGACGCTTGTGCAGCGGTTGCTCGCATTCGCACGGCGGCAACCGCTCCAGGCCAGAGCGACCCAAGTAGGCGACTTGATCCACGGAATGGGCGAGCTGATCGCCAGTACGTCCGGTCCGCAAGTCAAGGTCTCTGTCGAGATCGAACAGGACCTGCCGGCGGCAAAGGTCGATGAAAACCAACTGGAGATGGCTCTCCTCAATCTGGCGGTGAATGCGCGTGACGCGATGCCCGACGGCGGTACGCTGCGCATTACCGCCGACGCCCAACACATTGACGCGAAGCATGGGACAGACCTGAAACCTGGACGTTATGTCAGGATATCCGTTGCGGACAGCGGCATCGGCATGGACGAGTCTGTGAAGGCCCGAGCAATCGAGCCATTCTTCTCAACCAAGGGCATCGGAAAGGGCACGGGCCTCGGTCTGTCGATGGCTCACGGCCTCGCGTCGCAACTAGGCGGGGCACTGACAATTCAAAGCCGCCCAGGGCTGGGTACAAATATAGAAATTTGGCTTCCATCGACCGATGAGCCTGTGGCGCCGGAGAACCAGCAAACGGCCTCAGTGCCCCCCGTTGGCGCCCTAGGGACAGCGCTTCTCGTTGATGACGAGCCCCTTGTGCGTGCCGCAGCCGCGGACATGCTCATGGACCTCGGTTACGCCGTTCTCGAGGCTGGTTCGGCCGAAGAGGCAATTCGGTTGATCGGTGGGGGCGTCAAACCCCAGCTGCTTATCACCGATCACCTGATGACAGGAATGAACGGTACAGATCTGGCCCGTCTCGTTCGTTCCGAACTGCCCGGAACGCTCGTGCTAGTGGTGTCGGGCTACGCGGAAAGCGAGGGCGTCGCGCCCGATCTTCCGCGGCTGGTCAAGCCATTCGGCATTAACGATCTCGCTGCGAAACTTGCCAGCTTGTCGAGTGGTCGATAG
- a CDS encoding putative bifunctional diguanylate cyclase/phosphodiesterase, whose protein sequence is MWEALTCLPGQHDLRYVAVAVLVCVLGSLLSMRLLARVRRNTRARRFNLLFLSGLVAGGTVWTTHFAAMLGYNATVARAFEPGLTFASLMITVIFAWVGFFITTRTRLGPAIEGGGSIFGLGIAAMHYTGMAAFEVPGILGWNYPLVALSVVFAAGFGAVAANRIARPITRFCKYGGALSMFLAIVSLHFTGMAAMSVYPAFDLAVPPQALSDTFMITSVIVSISLIMAMAASAYAIDLQAANEATESYKHQAMHDPLTGLPNRNGLAQQLHDLLAGRGDDTARVVVVAIDLDRFKDINDVHGHVGGDHLLRQVAQRISAQLQPGEFLARIGGDEFVAVKSEIFARGEAVKFAERLRNVVLDPIEWQHQTLAVGCSIGIALFPEHGRAGDELTQRADLAMYRAKSLGRGKICTYEPSMDEASRVRAELAIDLKRALAGNELELYYQVQNDTNTGGIVGFEALIRWNHPQKGRIPPDAFIPIAEETGLIIDIGDWVMRTACTAAALWRLPFKVAVNVAPMQLNHDLPRRVAEILNETGLQPSRLEIELTESGIIADRQHALQVVLALKAIGVTVAMDDFGTGYSSLSTLQAFPFDKIKVDKSFVQAVGTSVHAAAIVKATLLLGRSLNIPVLAEGVETTSHLDFLRGEGCDSVQGYLFGRPMPVDVVTRMIDDEKGSRPQGADAHNELTQVAAA, encoded by the coding sequence ATGTGGGAAGCTCTGACCTGTCTGCCCGGCCAGCACGACCTGCGCTACGTCGCTGTCGCGGTGCTGGTTTGCGTGCTCGGGTCGCTTTTGTCGATGCGGCTGTTGGCGCGGGTCCGGCGCAACACCAGGGCGCGGCGTTTCAACCTCCTGTTCCTGTCCGGCCTCGTTGCCGGCGGCACGGTGTGGACCACGCATTTTGCGGCGATGCTCGGCTACAACGCGACGGTGGCTCGCGCCTTCGAACCCGGGCTGACCTTCGCCTCGCTGATGATCACCGTGATATTCGCCTGGGTCGGTTTCTTCATCACCACGCGCACAAGGCTCGGACCCGCAATCGAGGGCGGCGGCTCGATCTTCGGTCTCGGCATCGCCGCGATGCATTACACCGGTATGGCCGCGTTCGAAGTCCCGGGCATTCTGGGCTGGAATTATCCGCTGGTTGCGCTCTCCGTCGTATTTGCGGCCGGCTTCGGTGCGGTCGCCGCCAACCGCATCGCACGGCCGATCACGCGCTTCTGCAAATATGGCGGCGCGCTCTCGATGTTCCTGGCGATCGTGTCGCTGCATTTCACCGGCATGGCGGCCATGTCCGTCTATCCTGCGTTCGACCTGGCGGTGCCGCCACAGGCACTGTCGGATACGTTCATGATCACCAGCGTCATCGTCAGCATCAGCCTGATAATGGCGATGGCTGCCTCCGCCTACGCGATCGACCTTCAGGCCGCCAACGAGGCGACCGAAAGCTACAAGCATCAGGCTATGCACGATCCCTTGACGGGCCTGCCGAACCGCAACGGATTGGCGCAGCAACTGCATGATCTGCTCGCCGGACGCGGCGACGACACTGCGCGCGTGGTCGTGGTGGCAATCGACCTGGATCGTTTCAAGGACATCAACGACGTCCACGGCCATGTCGGCGGCGATCATCTGCTGCGGCAAGTTGCCCAACGCATCTCGGCGCAATTGCAGCCCGGGGAATTTCTGGCGCGGATCGGCGGCGACGAATTCGTGGCCGTGAAGAGCGAGATCTTTGCCCGCGGCGAGGCGGTCAAGTTCGCCGAGCGCCTGCGCAACGTCGTGCTCGACCCGATCGAGTGGCAGCACCAGACGCTCGCGGTCGGCTGCAGCATCGGCATTGCATTGTTTCCCGAGCACGGTCGGGCCGGCGATGAACTCACCCAGCGCGCTGATCTGGCAATGTACCGCGCCAAAAGCCTCGGCCGCGGCAAAATCTGCACTTATGAGCCGTCGATGGACGAGGCGAGCCGTGTCCGCGCCGAGCTCGCGATCGACCTCAAGCGCGCGCTCGCCGGCAATGAGCTCGAGCTGTACTATCAGGTGCAGAACGACACCAACACCGGCGGCATCGTCGGCTTCGAGGCCCTGATCCGCTGGAATCATCCGCAGAAGGGACGCATTCCACCCGACGCTTTCATCCCGATTGCCGAAGAGACCGGCCTGATCATCGATATCGGCGATTGGGTGATGCGGACGGCCTGCACCGCCGCCGCGCTATGGCGGCTGCCGTTCAAGGTCGCTGTCAATGTCGCGCCGATGCAGCTCAATCATGACCTGCCGCGGCGCGTAGCGGAAATCCTGAACGAGACGGGCCTGCAGCCGTCGCGGCTTGAAATCGAATTGACCGAGAGCGGCATTATCGCTGACCGCCAGCACGCGCTGCAGGTCGTGCTGGCGCTCAAAGCGATCGGCGTCACCGTCGCCATGGACGATTTTGGAACGGGTTATTCCTCGCTCTCGACGCTGCAGGCGTTTCCCTTTGATAAGATCAAGGTCGACAAGAGCTTCGTCCAGGCGGTCGGGACCAGCGTGCATGCGGCCGCTATCGTCAAGGCGACCTTGCTGCTCGGCCGCAGCCTCAACATCCCGGTGCTGGCCGAGGGCGTCGAGACGACGAGCCATCTCGACTTTCTCCGCGGGGAAGGTTGCGACAGCGTTCAAGGCTATCTTTTCGGCCGGCCTATGCCGGTCGACGTCGTGACCCGGATGATCGATGATGAGAAGGGGTCGCGTCCACAAGGGGCTGATGCGCACAATGAGCTCACGCAGGTTGCGGCCGCCTGA
- a CDS encoding IS5 family transposase: protein MRPKKQRTTGSGDLFRARLDQIINMKHELVQLAGKVDWDWVDGEIAPLYSENGRPGIATRFMIGLLLLKHIYGLSDEGVCERWVHDPYFQYFTGEEFFQHAFPHERSDLSHWRKRLGDKLELLLAESLRVAHEAGALRSQDLKRVTVDTTVQPKAITFPTDAKLLHAAIKGLNRLARKHGVRLRQSYLRIAKTAAMMAGRYAHAKQFKRHQRQLRILRSRLGRIIRDIRRKIEGQTVLENAFVLPLSRASQIRSQQQRQRGWKLYSFHAPEVECIGKGKAAAPYEFGVKASIVTNNRRAPGGLFVLHARALPDNPYDGHTLRDVIDRTETLTGCAIERAYVDKGYRGHDAQNPRRVFISGQKRGVFGVIKRELRRRSAIEPIIGHLKADGHLGRCYLKGRAGDAANVILSAVGHNFRRILAWLRALWCLFLATLIAASSDGSPLKSAS, encoded by the coding sequence ATGCGACCGAAGAAGCAAAGGACGACGGGATCTGGCGATCTGTTCCGGGCCAGACTGGACCAGATCATCAACATGAAGCACGAGCTGGTTCAGCTCGCCGGCAAGGTCGATTGGGACTGGGTCGACGGCGAGATCGCGCCGCTCTACAGCGAGAACGGCCGGCCGGGGATCGCGACCCGCTTCATGATCGGGCTGCTGCTGCTCAAGCACATTTACGGCCTGTCCGATGAGGGGGTGTGCGAGCGCTGGGTCCACGACCCGTATTTCCAGTACTTCACCGGCGAAGAGTTCTTTCAGCACGCCTTCCCGCACGAGCGCTCGGACCTGAGCCACTGGCGCAAGCGGCTCGGCGACAAGCTGGAGCTGCTCTTGGCCGAGAGCCTGCGGGTGGCGCACGAGGCCGGCGCGTTGCGCAGTCAGGACCTCAAGCGGGTCACGGTCGATACCACCGTGCAGCCGAAGGCCATCACCTTCCCGACCGATGCCAAGCTCTTGCACGCCGCGATCAAGGGGCTCAACCGTCTGGCGAGGAAGCACGGGGTCAGGCTGCGGCAGTCCTATCTTCGCATTGCCAAGACCGCGGCCATGATGGCGGGGCGCTACGCCCATGCCAAGCAATTCAAGCGGCATCAGCGGCAGTTGCGCATCCTGCGCAGCCGGCTGGGCCGGATCATCCGCGATATCCGCCGCAAGATCGAAGGTCAGACCGTGCTCGAGAACGCCTTCGTCCTCCCGCTCAGCCGGGCCTCCCAGATCCGCTCGCAGCAGCAGCGCCAGCGCGGCTGGAAGCTTTATTCCTTCCACGCTCCGGAGGTCGAGTGCATCGGCAAGGGCAAAGCAGCCGCCCCTTACGAGTTCGGGGTCAAAGCCTCCATCGTCACCAACAACCGCCGGGCTCCCGGCGGCCTGTTCGTGCTGCACGCCAGGGCGCTACCGGATAACCCGTACGACGGTCACACCTTGCGGGATGTCATCGACCGCACCGAGACACTCACCGGCTGTGCGATCGAGCGGGCCTATGTCGACAAGGGATACCGCGGCCATGACGCGCAGAACCCGCGCCGTGTCTTCATCTCCGGCCAGAAGCGCGGCGTCTTCGGGGTCATCAAGCGCGAGCTGCGCCGCCGCTCCGCCATCGAACCCATCATCGGACACCTGAAGGCCGATGGTCACCTCGGCCGCTGCTACCTCAAAGGCCGCGCCGGCGATGCGGCCAACGTCATCCTCTCCGCCGTCGGCCATAACTTCCGGCGCATCCTCGCATGGCTGAGAGCTCTCTGGTGCCTCTTCCTGGCCACCCTCATCGCCGCCAGCAGCGACGGCTCACCGCTCAAATCGGCTTCTTAA
- a CDS encoding BLUF domain-containing protein, whose product MLFRLVYHSRNLLRRKAVAGGNGLMSIAKAAEQNNLQLGISGALLFDKDTFAQVLEGDRLKVTQLFIRICSDSRHTDISIVEAKSVTDRRFADWAMALIPNPAASPLGPNFISGDAVVEMMVEQLQNSDASLRIAVPVW is encoded by the coding sequence ATGTTGTTCCGATTGGTCTATCACAGTCGCAACTTGCTACGTCGGAAGGCCGTAGCCGGTGGCAACGGGCTGATGAGCATTGCGAAAGCTGCCGAACAAAACAATCTTCAATTGGGGATATCTGGCGCCCTTCTGTTCGACAAGGACACTTTTGCGCAAGTGCTCGAAGGAGACCGGCTAAAGGTCACGCAACTTTTCATCCGAATATGCAGCGATAGTCGACATACCGACATTAGTATTGTCGAGGCAAAGTCGGTCACCGACCGCCGGTTCGCCGATTGGGCTATGGCTCTTATTCCGAATCCTGCTGCGTCGCCCCTCGGACCGAACTTCATTTCCGGCGATGCGGTCGTCGAGATGATGGTCGAGCAGCTCCAGAATTCGGATGCCTCGCTGAGGATCGCTGTTCCCGTCTGGTGA
- a CDS encoding LysR family transcriptional regulator, which produces MPHLNYHHLRYFWIIATEGSMSRAAQRLNVSPSSLSVQIKALEEQLGQQLFERVGRTLQLTEAGRIAVDYAGSVFKSGHELMETLSGLRPGRQVLRVGAAATLSRNFQIAFLRPLIGRIDVELIIHTGLFDDLLEALDAHKLDIVLANHPASPDARSSFENTLIDEQGVSIVSHKPAKPTRLGFPQDLARLPIILPGRGNALRSAFDALLGRSGIRPVIAAEVDDMAMLRLMARESGGLALVPPIVVIDELRSGLLVERIRLNTLKEQFFAVTQQRRYPNPLVAELIRSPSASRIRRMRGTEPLRSVKSSRGRSSP; this is translated from the coding sequence ATGCCGCACCTCAACTACCATCATTTGCGCTATTTCTGGATAATCGCGACCGAAGGCAGCATGAGCCGCGCCGCGCAGCGGCTCAACGTCTCGCCCTCCTCGCTGTCGGTGCAGATCAAGGCTTTGGAAGAGCAGCTTGGCCAGCAGCTGTTCGAGCGGGTCGGTCGCACGCTGCAGCTGACGGAGGCCGGGCGCATCGCGGTCGACTATGCCGGCAGCGTCTTCAAGTCAGGTCATGAACTGATGGAGACGTTGTCCGGCCTGCGGCCCGGACGCCAAGTGCTGCGGGTCGGGGCTGCAGCGACCTTATCACGCAACTTTCAAATCGCTTTTCTGCGGCCACTGATAGGCCGCATTGATGTCGAACTCATCATCCACACTGGACTGTTCGATGATCTGCTCGAGGCGCTCGATGCGCACAAGCTCGATATCGTACTTGCCAATCATCCGGCGTCGCCCGATGCACGCAGTAGCTTTGAGAACACGCTGATCGACGAGCAGGGTGTCAGCATTGTCAGCCACAAGCCGGCGAAGCCTACGCGCCTTGGCTTTCCCCAGGACCTCGCGCGTCTGCCCATCATACTGCCTGGACGAGGCAACGCGCTACGTTCGGCCTTCGATGCGCTGCTCGGTCGCAGCGGCATCAGGCCGGTCATAGCGGCGGAGGTTGACGACATGGCCATGCTGCGTCTGATGGCGCGCGAAAGCGGCGGCTTGGCGTTGGTTCCGCCGATCGTTGTCATCGACGAACTCCGCTCCGGCCTTCTGGTCGAGCGCATCAGGCTGAATACACTTAAGGAGCAGTTCTTCGCCGTCACCCAGCAACGCCGCTACCCAAATCCGCTGGTCGCGGAATTGATCCGTTCGCCCAGCGCAAGCCGAATTCGCCGAATGAGGGGTACGGAGCCTCTTCGATCGGTTAAGTCTTCAAGAGGTCGATCATCACCGTGA
- a CDS encoding fasciclin domain-containing protein — protein MKYSTLIASVTLAIAGIAGSATAPAAAKEKTVMVGGAAMYPTKTIVANAVHSRDHTTLVAAVKAAGLVDTLSGPGPFTVFAPTNSAFAKLPKGTVETLVKPENKSTLTKILTYHVVPGKLEAEDLTDGQRLTTVEGEQLTVRKAGSRTMIVDAKGGTSTITIPDVNQSNGVIHVVNTVLMPAS, from the coding sequence ATGAAGTACAGCACTCTGATTGCCTCGGTCACTCTTGCAATCGCCGGCATAGCAGGCAGCGCAACAGCTCCGGCGGCGGCGAAGGAAAAGACAGTGATGGTCGGCGGTGCAGCAATGTACCCCACTAAAACGATCGTTGCTAACGCCGTCCATTCACGAGACCACACAACACTGGTCGCAGCCGTCAAGGCCGCTGGCCTCGTCGATACTTTGTCTGGCCCAGGACCCTTCACTGTATTCGCTCCAACCAATTCGGCCTTCGCAAAGCTGCCGAAAGGCACGGTCGAGACACTCGTGAAGCCGGAGAACAAATCGACTTTGACCAAGATCCTGACTTACCATGTCGTACCAGGCAAGCTCGAAGCAGAAGATCTAACCGATGGGCAAAGGCTGACGACCGTCGAAGGTGAACAACTGACCGTGAGGAAGGCCGGCAGCCGCACAATGATTGTCGATGCCAAGGGCGGTACGTCAACCATAACGATTCCCGACGTCAATCAGTCCAATGGCGTGATTCATGTCGTCAACACGGTGCTAATGCCGGCAAGCTGA